A section of the Kribbella sp. HUAS MG21 genome encodes:
- a CDS encoding 6-phospho-beta-glucosidase encodes MKLTVVGGGSTYTPELVDGFARLRDTLPVSELVLVDPVADRLELVGGLARRIFARQGHAGRVITTSDVDAGIDGADAVLLQLRVGGQAARNEDETWPLECGCVGQETTGAGGLAKALRTVPVVLDIAERVRRTNPDAWIIDFTNPVGIVTRALLSHGHKAVGLCNVAIGFQRRFAARLGVQPEEVALDHVGLNHLTWERAVRVNGEDVLPQLLAEHLSEVADDLRLPSEVVRQLGVVPSYYLRYYYAHDEVVQELRTKPSRAAEVAALEKELLDMYADPQLDEKPALLEKRGGAYYSEAAVALASSLLNNTGDVQVVNTLNNGTFPFLADDAVIEVPAIVDAQGAKPEPVAPLEPLYAGLVAHVTAYEELALAAAVEGGADRVFQALLAHPLVGQISLAQELTDKLLAHNKDYLPWAR; translated from the coding sequence ATGAAACTCACAGTCGTCGGTGGCGGGTCCACCTACACGCCGGAGCTCGTCGACGGGTTCGCCCGGTTGCGGGACACACTGCCGGTGTCGGAGCTGGTGCTGGTCGACCCGGTCGCCGACCGGCTCGAGCTGGTCGGTGGCCTGGCGCGCCGGATCTTCGCCAGACAAGGGCATGCCGGGCGGGTGATCACCACCTCCGACGTGGATGCGGGCATCGACGGCGCGGACGCCGTACTGCTGCAGCTGCGGGTCGGCGGGCAGGCCGCACGCAACGAGGACGAGACCTGGCCGCTGGAATGCGGCTGCGTCGGCCAGGAGACGACCGGTGCCGGCGGTCTCGCCAAGGCGCTGCGGACCGTACCGGTGGTGCTCGACATCGCCGAGCGGGTACGTCGTACCAACCCGGACGCCTGGATCATCGACTTCACGAACCCGGTGGGGATCGTGACACGGGCGCTGCTGTCGCACGGACACAAGGCCGTGGGGTTGTGCAACGTGGCCATCGGGTTCCAGCGCCGGTTTGCGGCGAGGCTGGGAGTTCAGCCGGAGGAGGTGGCGCTCGACCACGTCGGACTGAACCACCTCACCTGGGAGCGCGCTGTACGCGTCAACGGGGAGGATGTGCTGCCGCAACTGCTGGCCGAGCATCTGTCCGAGGTCGCCGACGACCTGCGCCTCCCGTCGGAGGTAGTGCGCCAGCTGGGCGTCGTACCGTCGTACTACCTGCGCTACTACTACGCACACGACGAGGTGGTGCAGGAACTGCGCACAAAGCCCTCCCGTGCAGCAGAGGTCGCAGCACTCGAGAAGGAGCTGCTGGACATGTACGCCGACCCGCAACTGGACGAGAAGCCCGCACTGCTCGAGAAGCGTGGCGGGGCGTACTACTCGGAGGCGGCCGTCGCACTCGCCTCATCCCTGCTCAACAACACGGGCGACGTACAGGTAGTCAACACGCTCAACAACGGCACCTTCCCGTTCCTGGCCGACGACGCGGTGATCGAAGTACCAGCCATCGTTGACGCACAGGGCGCGAAGCCGGAGCCAGTAGCACCGCTGGAACCCTTGTACGCCGGCCTGGTCGCACACGTGACGGCGTACGAGGAGCTCGCGCTGGCGGCCGCAGTAGAGGGCGGAGCCGACAGGGTGTTCCAGGCGCTGCTGGCGCATCCACTGGTCGGCCAGATCTCCCTCGCGCAGGAGCTGACGGACAAGCTGCTCGCGCACAACAAGGACTACCTGCCGTGGGCGCGCTAG
- a CDS encoding BadF/BadG/BcrA/BcrD ATPase family protein: MGALVPGGVLAFDAGNSKTDVALVAADGTVLGTARGGGFEPQKIGATAAVAGLEPLVRTAAAEAGLRLGDVPLVQQVSACLANADLPIEVEQLTAAFEKHGWAEAVYVANDTFALLRSGVDEPRGVAVVCGAGINCSGMLPDGRTARFTALGKLTGDWGGGAQLAEEAFWSASRAEDGRGPATALATALPQHYGLPSLTAVIEALHFGELPAERQLEAGPVLFEVAAAGDTVALGIVQQQAEEIVAMAAAALRQLDLLGDRVTVVLGGGVLTAGHAVLLDRVTRLLADVAPHAVPRVVDVPPVVGAALLGLDRTAAGANAHARLRAAFAPRPAA; this comes from the coding sequence GTGGGCGCGCTAGTCCCGGGCGGGGTGCTCGCCTTCGACGCCGGCAACAGCAAGACCGATGTAGCACTCGTCGCGGCCGACGGGACAGTACTCGGTACGGCGCGCGGCGGCGGCTTCGAGCCGCAGAAGATCGGTGCCACGGCTGCTGTTGCCGGCTTGGAGCCGTTGGTACGAACAGCTGCGGCGGAGGCCGGGCTGCGGCTTGGCGACGTACCCCTGGTGCAGCAGGTGTCTGCCTGTCTCGCCAACGCCGACCTGCCGATCGAGGTCGAGCAGCTGACCGCTGCATTCGAGAAGCACGGCTGGGCGGAGGCCGTGTACGTCGCCAACGACACGTTCGCGCTCCTGCGGTCCGGGGTCGACGAGCCGCGTGGCGTCGCGGTGGTGTGCGGGGCGGGCATCAACTGCTCCGGGATGCTGCCGGACGGACGGACCGCTCGCTTCACGGCGCTGGGCAAGCTGACCGGCGACTGGGGAGGGGGCGCGCAGCTGGCAGAGGAGGCGTTCTGGTCGGCGTCCCGCGCCGAGGACGGGCGCGGTCCGGCGACGGCGTTGGCGACCGCGTTGCCACAGCACTACGGCCTGCCGTCGTTGACCGCGGTGATCGAGGCGCTCCACTTCGGCGAGCTGCCGGCCGAGCGGCAGCTGGAGGCCGGGCCGGTGCTGTTCGAGGTCGCGGCGGCCGGCGATACCGTTGCCCTGGGCATCGTTCAGCAGCAGGCCGAGGAGATCGTCGCGATGGCGGCCGCCGCGTTGCGGCAGCTCGACCTCCTCGGCGACCGGGTCACCGTGGTGCTCGGCGGCGGCGTGCTGACCGCGGGACACGCGGTCCTGCTCGATCGTGTCACCCGGTTGCTCGCTGACGTCGCGCCACACGCGGTTCCGCGCGTGGTCGACGTACCGCCGGTGGTCGGGGCCGCGCTGCTCGGACTCGATCGGACGGCCGCCGGAGCGAACGCGCACGCACGTTTGCGTGCAGCCTTCGCGCCTCGGCCCGCGGCTTGA
- a CDS encoding GNAT family N-acetyltransferase — protein sequence MNDVLIRRATSDDVAAIVAMIADDQLGATRESLDDLTPYLKAFEQIDGDPNQVLVVAERNHEVIGTLQLTIIPGLSRRGTTRGLIEAVRVAAPARGIGLGTTLIQWAIEESRTRGCTLVQLTSDKTRTDAHRFYTNLGFENTHEGFKLKLT from the coding sequence ATGAACGATGTCCTGATCCGCCGCGCCACCAGCGACGACGTCGCCGCGATCGTGGCGATGATCGCCGACGACCAGCTCGGCGCCACCCGCGAGTCGCTCGACGACCTGACGCCGTACCTGAAGGCGTTCGAGCAGATCGACGGCGACCCCAACCAGGTCCTGGTGGTTGCCGAACGCAACCATGAGGTGATCGGCACGCTGCAGCTCACGATCATCCCCGGCCTGTCCCGCCGCGGCACCACCCGCGGCCTGATCGAGGCCGTCCGCGTCGCCGCCCCCGCCCGCGGCATCGGCCTCGGCACCACGCTCATCCAATGGGCCATCGAGGAATCCCGCACCCGCGGCTGCACCCTCGTCCAACTCACCTCGGACAAGACCCGCACCGACGCCCACCGCTTCTACACCAACCTGGGCTTCGAAAACACCCACGAGGGCTTCAAACTCAAACTCACGTGA
- a CDS encoding neutral zinc metallopeptidase: MRAAAIAGAAGLVLAVTGACAPPGETSSGPGTPTAVTSTSAPTSTTATSSSAPTPTYRSPEDIYLLHNALYSAGQVRPVACKLPDIALRTRKAVQQYSAALVDCLQRAWKPLVDRTDSLLTPPGLHTVDQGARTGCGVVDDEDEAFYCGDNTGIYLDWDAYLEEDPGDRVEVSIYLQFVVAHEFGHHLQHLVGISTQFDLRLEDSAGAAQLEQTRRHELQASCFAAAFLGAHQRTLDLTGDELELYEWVAHTGDDDDPPAPTPDHGTRKSNTAWTDAGFKAKSPAACNTWVVPASRVT, translated from the coding sequence ATGCGCGCGGCGGCGATCGCAGGTGCCGCCGGCCTGGTGCTGGCGGTCACCGGTGCGTGCGCGCCGCCGGGCGAGACAAGCTCTGGTCCCGGGACCCCGACGGCGGTGACCTCGACCTCCGCCCCGACCTCGACGACGGCGACCTCGAGCTCCGCGCCTACTCCGACGTACCGCTCGCCGGAGGACATCTACCTGCTCCACAACGCGCTCTACTCGGCAGGCCAGGTGCGACCTGTGGCCTGCAAGCTTCCGGACATCGCACTGCGGACCCGGAAGGCTGTGCAGCAGTACTCCGCCGCGCTCGTGGACTGTCTCCAGCGGGCCTGGAAGCCGCTCGTCGACCGTACGGACTCCCTGCTGACCCCGCCAGGGCTGCACACCGTCGACCAGGGTGCACGGACGGGCTGCGGGGTCGTCGACGACGAGGACGAGGCGTTCTACTGCGGCGACAACACGGGGATCTATCTCGACTGGGACGCGTACCTCGAGGAGGACCCGGGCGATCGGGTGGAGGTGAGCATCTACCTCCAGTTCGTGGTCGCGCACGAGTTCGGGCACCATCTGCAGCACCTGGTCGGGATCTCGACGCAGTTCGACCTCCGCCTCGAGGACAGCGCGGGGGCCGCCCAGTTGGAGCAGACCCGCCGCCACGAACTGCAGGCCTCCTGCTTCGCGGCTGCCTTCCTCGGGGCGCACCAGCGCACGCTCGACCTGACCGGCGACGAACTCGAGCTCTACGAATGGGTCGCGCACACCGGCGACGACGACGATCCGCCGGCCCCGACACCGGACCACGGCACCCGCAAGAGCAACACGGCGTGGACCGACGCGGGCTTCAAGGCCAAGTCGCCGGCCGCCTGCAACACGTGGGTGGTGCCCGCGAGCCGGGTCACGTGA
- a CDS encoding neutral zinc metallopeptidase → MPETEEGTPQPGHFLPGGTGEPAAGTQPLTLKSTQPGGLGKARSTAFDESSIRRKARPLPTEPGTTSEYSGPPVAPLTGAPAQPLTGTRRAGGPRPTGWHSNPSRAGAQFTSEPPPVRPPRSYSRPVIAGLSVLVVLMLTGATIAGVRLMNSYGSQVDNPLSQPAVKKSQAPLPIPPDPTVTVTVQPIPDLVRLQKNTIYAAGKVASVSCKEPAIKPNSQSAILRYYQALLPCLNKAWEPLVTKAGYDFRPPKLKLQSSQATPDQTCTGELDVAYYCGADESINISWKSDLEFYKDQPLAARVWMLDTMAHEYGHHVQMMTEMLTAAHSREGWTKSKAMKLEWSRRLELQATCFAAAFLGANKKPLGLTGEKLEVWRWESQHTGDEYSKDKVRDHGSRKSHWAWSEPAFNAADPKMCNTFTAPSAKVS, encoded by the coding sequence ATGCCTGAGACCGAGGAAGGTACGCCGCAGCCTGGGCACTTCCTGCCTGGCGGTACCGGCGAACCGGCGGCCGGGACGCAGCCGCTGACCCTGAAGAGTACGCAGCCCGGCGGCCTCGGGAAGGCGCGGTCGACGGCGTTCGACGAGTCCTCGATCCGCCGCAAGGCACGTCCGCTGCCGACCGAACCCGGGACCACGAGCGAGTACAGCGGCCCGCCGGTCGCGCCGCTCACCGGGGCCCCGGCACAACCGCTCACCGGCACCCGTCGCGCCGGCGGCCCGCGCCCGACCGGCTGGCACTCGAACCCGTCCCGCGCCGGCGCCCAGTTCACCTCCGAGCCGCCGCCGGTCCGCCCGCCGCGCAGCTACTCACGCCCCGTCATCGCCGGGCTGTCGGTCCTGGTCGTGCTGATGCTCACCGGCGCGACGATCGCGGGCGTGCGGCTGATGAACTCGTACGGCAGCCAGGTCGACAACCCGCTGTCCCAGCCCGCGGTCAAGAAGTCCCAGGCCCCGCTCCCGATCCCGCCGGACCCGACGGTCACCGTCACCGTCCAGCCGATCCCGGACCTGGTCCGCCTGCAGAAGAACACGATCTACGCCGCCGGCAAGGTCGCGTCGGTCAGCTGCAAGGAGCCGGCGATCAAGCCGAACTCGCAGTCCGCGATCCTGCGGTACTACCAGGCTCTGCTGCCGTGCCTGAACAAGGCGTGGGAGCCGCTCGTGACCAAGGCGGGGTACGACTTCCGGCCGCCGAAGCTGAAGCTGCAGAGCAGCCAGGCCACGCCCGACCAGACGTGCACCGGCGAGTTGGACGTCGCGTACTACTGCGGCGCCGACGAGAGCATCAACATCAGCTGGAAGAGCGACCTCGAGTTCTACAAGGACCAGCCGCTCGCGGCGCGGGTCTGGATGCTCGACACGATGGCGCACGAGTACGGTCACCACGTCCAGATGATGACCGAGATGCTCACCGCCGCGCACTCGCGGGAGGGCTGGACCAAGTCGAAGGCGATGAAGCTGGAGTGGTCCCGGCGCCTCGAACTGCAGGCGACCTGCTTCGCCGCGGCGTTCCTGGGCGCCAACAAGAAGCCGCTCGGCCTGACCGGAGAGAAACTCGAGGTCTGGCGCTGGGAGTCCCAGCACACCGGCGACGAGTACAGCAAGGACAAGGTCCGCGACCACGGCTCCCGCAAGAGCCACTGGGCCTGGTCCGAACCCGCCTTCAACGCCGCCGACCCCAAAATGTGCAACACCTTCACGGCCCCGTCCGCCAAGGTGAGCTGA
- a CDS encoding neutral zinc metallopeptidase, which produces MADKPAPKPGHFLPGGEGEQGPTDARKQDGSAPLAAPTPRLSGEAPPAASQLSGTRIDPRRTTLSGSRLGPPPAEDRAAAAYREVFHPEPIPFVPKQRSKGLIALVVVAALLLLGGGATFAVKTLSSYDGFVANPMGTPSAKPSDAPTSTEPVTKATPETEVVAKNPLYAAGKMPVVKCQEPAFRPTSKENVRSYYEALTACMDKAWEPIVTKAGFAFRSPRLIVFDDGEETACGVQNELAAYCQDDQGGSVTMPWQKTVEDYPKHKAETRAEMAQSFGFVYGVHVQNLTGIAEATDNLADTAANKTAELEQDRRAALQAYCLGGVFYGAAKASFPLRGELLRQWNGLIKRRGDENTKDKVRDHGSSKSLAAWMNQGFTTTDPGACNTFVAAPAKVS; this is translated from the coding sequence ATGGCGGACAAGCCGGCACCCAAGCCTGGTCACTTCCTGCCGGGAGGCGAGGGTGAGCAGGGGCCGACGGACGCGCGCAAGCAGGATGGTTCCGCACCGTTGGCGGCACCTACGCCGCGACTCAGCGGCGAGGCCCCGCCGGCGGCGTCGCAGCTGTCCGGGACCCGGATCGACCCCCGTCGTACGACGCTTTCCGGCAGCCGGCTCGGCCCGCCGCCGGCCGAGGACCGCGCCGCCGCGGCGTACCGCGAGGTGTTCCACCCCGAGCCGATCCCGTTCGTCCCGAAGCAGCGGTCGAAGGGCCTGATCGCGCTGGTCGTCGTCGCGGCGCTGCTGCTCCTCGGCGGCGGCGCGACCTTCGCGGTCAAGACGCTCTCGTCGTACGACGGCTTCGTCGCGAACCCGATGGGGACGCCGTCGGCGAAACCGAGCGACGCGCCGACCAGCACCGAGCCCGTCACCAAGGCCACCCCGGAGACCGAGGTCGTCGCCAAGAACCCGCTGTACGCCGCCGGGAAGATGCCCGTGGTGAAGTGCCAGGAACCCGCTTTCCGGCCGACCTCCAAGGAGAACGTCCGGTCGTACTACGAGGCCTTGACCGCCTGCATGGACAAGGCCTGGGAACCGATCGTCACCAAGGCCGGGTTCGCGTTCCGGTCGCCGCGGCTGATCGTCTTCGACGACGGCGAGGAAACCGCGTGCGGCGTCCAGAACGAGCTCGCGGCGTACTGCCAGGACGACCAGGGCGGCAGCGTCACGATGCCGTGGCAGAAGACCGTCGAGGACTACCCGAAGCACAAGGCCGAGACGCGCGCCGAGATGGCGCAGTCCTTCGGGTTCGTGTACGGCGTCCACGTGCAGAACCTGACCGGGATCGCCGAGGCCACCGACAACCTCGCCGACACCGCCGCGAACAAGACGGCCGAGCTCGAGCAGGACCGCCGCGCCGCGCTGCAGGCGTACTGCCTGGGCGGGGTGTTCTACGGCGCGGCCAAGGCGAGCTTCCCGCTGCGCGGCGAGCTGCTGCGGCAGTGGAACGGGCTGATCAAGCGGCGCGGCGACGAGAACACCAAGGACAAGGTCCGCGACCACGGCTCGAGCAAGAGCCTGGCGGCGTGGATGAACCAGGGCTTCACGACCACCGATCCCGGGGCCTGCAACACTTTCGTCGCAGCACCCGCCAAGGTCAGCTGA
- a CDS encoding methyltransferase domain-containing protein, giving the protein MVELKHEDYPLSNAYDAGWLLAGDMGPNPLWLLEDLARDLDLRPGQRVLDLGSGKGATSVFLAKEYGVQVWAADLWVDPTDAAANIAAQGVDGVVALKAEAHTLPFARGFFDAIVCVDAYEYFGTADNYLAYLTGFLKPGGQLGVATPAMTREIREIGHIPEHIKQLVGWEALAWHTADWWRFQWEITELVDVTAARLQPNGWADWVRWSRAVSEYRGERDGALDMLEADNGQYLTFAILAARKR; this is encoded by the coding sequence GTGGTCGAACTGAAGCACGAGGACTACCCGCTCTCCAACGCGTACGACGCCGGCTGGCTGCTGGCCGGGGACATGGGGCCGAATCCCCTCTGGTTGCTCGAGGACCTCGCCCGCGACCTCGACCTCCGGCCGGGTCAGCGGGTGCTGGACCTCGGGTCGGGCAAGGGCGCGACATCCGTGTTCCTCGCCAAGGAGTACGGCGTGCAGGTCTGGGCCGCGGACCTGTGGGTCGACCCTACGGACGCGGCGGCGAACATCGCGGCCCAGGGCGTCGACGGGGTCGTGGCGCTGAAGGCCGAGGCGCACACGCTGCCGTTCGCGCGCGGGTTCTTCGACGCGATCGTCTGCGTCGACGCCTACGAGTACTTCGGCACCGCGGACAACTACCTCGCCTACCTGACCGGTTTCCTGAAGCCCGGCGGACAGCTCGGCGTCGCGACACCGGCGATGACGCGGGAAATCCGGGAAATCGGCCACATTCCGGAACACATCAAGCAGCTGGTCGGCTGGGAGGCGCTCGCCTGGCACACGGCGGACTGGTGGCGGTTCCAGTGGGAGATCACCGAACTGGTCGACGTCACCGCGGCACGTCTGCAGCCGAACGGCTGGGCCGACTGGGTGCGCTGGTCCCGCGCCGTCTCGGAGTACCGCGGTGAACGCGACGGCGCGCTCGACATGCTCGAGGCCGACAACGGTCAATACCTCACGTTCGCGATCCTCGCCGCCCGCAAGCGCTGA
- a CDS encoding alkaline phosphatase D family protein: MTSHSSAGSTSSAELSRRGLLAIGGLGAAAALTGAELPKAAAAPPQFDHPFQLGVASGDPLPDGFVIWTRLAPEPLAEDGSGGMPPQAFGVRYEIAEDERFQRVVRRGAVEAVPESAHSVHVEVGGLRPGREYFYRFRVAMAISPVGRTKTAPAYGASPDRLRLAVTSCQNYPAGYFVAYGDIIASDLDVVVHLGDYIYEGPSAGNPALDRAHAPAIELMTLTDYRIRHAQYKTDPLLQAAHGHLPFLVVPDDHEVKNNYADDSASGQSGDVFLARRAAAYQAYYENMPLRRSSLPVGADIQLYRRVRYGDLAQFHLLDTRQYRSKQARWTAETAIGGYSPGALDQDRTILGDAQEQWLQQGLASSGARWNILGNQTKFAPVDRKAGPGLDYSSQDSWGEGYVADRNQLMSFIAEHRPSNPVVITGDAHRNWVFDLKADFSDPESETLATEYLGTSISSGGDAIPNTIYGPTTDNPHLKFQNNQRGYVRVEVTPDEWRADFRVTDTVLSPDATLYTLATFITENGKPGAHKA; the protein is encoded by the coding sequence ATGACCTCTCACTCCTCCGCCGGGTCGACCTCCTCCGCCGAGTTGAGCCGGCGCGGCCTGCTGGCGATCGGCGGTCTCGGCGCCGCCGCTGCCCTGACCGGTGCCGAGCTGCCGAAGGCCGCCGCTGCTCCGCCGCAGTTCGACCACCCGTTCCAGCTCGGCGTGGCGTCGGGTGACCCGCTCCCGGACGGGTTCGTGATCTGGACGCGGCTCGCGCCCGAACCGCTCGCCGAGGACGGCAGCGGCGGGATGCCGCCGCAGGCGTTCGGCGTGCGCTACGAGATCGCCGAGGACGAACGGTTCCAGCGGGTCGTCCGCCGCGGCGCCGTCGAGGCGGTGCCGGAGTCCGCGCACTCCGTCCACGTCGAGGTCGGCGGTCTGCGGCCGGGCCGCGAGTACTTCTACCGGTTCCGGGTCGCGATGGCGATCAGCCCGGTCGGCCGGACGAAGACCGCCCCGGCGTACGGCGCCTCGCCCGACCGGCTGCGGCTCGCCGTCACGAGCTGCCAGAACTACCCGGCCGGGTACTTCGTCGCCTACGGCGACATCATCGCCTCCGACCTGGACGTCGTCGTCCACCTCGGCGACTACATTTACGAGGGCCCGTCCGCCGGAAACCCGGCGCTCGACCGCGCGCACGCGCCCGCGATCGAACTCATGACGCTGACCGACTACCGGATCCGGCACGCGCAGTACAAGACGGACCCGCTGCTCCAGGCGGCGCACGGGCACCTGCCGTTCCTCGTCGTCCCCGACGACCACGAGGTCAAGAACAACTACGCGGACGACTCCGCGAGCGGACAGTCCGGCGACGTCTTCCTGGCGCGGCGCGCGGCGGCGTACCAGGCGTACTACGAGAACATGCCGCTGCGGCGTTCGTCGCTGCCGGTCGGCGCGGACATCCAGCTGTACCGGCGCGTGCGGTACGGCGACCTCGCGCAGTTCCACCTGCTCGACACCCGGCAGTACCGCTCCAAGCAGGCCAGGTGGACCGCGGAGACCGCGATCGGCGGGTACTCGCCCGGCGCGCTCGACCAGGACCGCACGATCCTCGGCGACGCCCAGGAACAGTGGCTCCAGCAGGGCCTGGCCTCGTCGGGGGCGCGGTGGAACATCCTCGGCAACCAGACGAAGTTCGCGCCCGTCGACCGTAAGGCCGGGCCGGGCCTGGACTACTCCAGCCAGGACAGCTGGGGCGAGGGCTATGTTGCCGACCGCAACCAGCTGATGAGTTTCATCGCCGAGCACCGCCCGTCCAACCCGGTCGTCATCACCGGCGACGCCCACCGCAACTGGGTGTTCGACCTGAAGGCCGACTTCTCCGACCCGGAATCCGAGACGCTCGCCACGGAATACCTCGGTACGTCGATCTCCAGCGGCGGCGACGCGATCCCGAACACGATCTACGGCCCGACCACGGACAACCCGCACCTCAAGTTCCAGAACAACCAACGCGGCTACGTCCGCGTCGAGGTGACCCCCGACGAATGGCGCGCCGACTTCCGCGTCACCGACACCGTCCTGAGCCCCGACGCCACCCTCTACACGCTCGCCACTTTCATCACCGAGAACGGCAAGCCAGGAGCCCACAAGGCCTAG
- a CDS encoding sortase, with protein MRLAGAFVLLTALAGCSDTLPAGQSSPPSAPATSSLPTTSASSPRSSPTTQPTQPTRAASPSTPRPTSPKPVGPVSMAIPAIGISRLRVVAYTGTADDRPGTRIQDRGVAASPRGRAGGVGPGEIGNFIITGHRVSHGRPLGRVPELRTGDHVLITVGRTVYDYRITRTMTISFRKPAEKAQQNAAVPGRPGVTPTQAMITVSTCATPEDHAAGNYWHDELGNPEHRINKIGVLVATRRA; from the coding sequence GTGAGGCTGGCGGGTGCGTTCGTGCTGCTGACGGCACTGGCCGGGTGCAGCGACACGCTCCCGGCCGGCCAGTCGTCGCCACCGTCCGCGCCCGCCACGTCCAGCCTGCCGACCACCAGCGCGTCCAGCCCGAGGTCCAGCCCGACCACACAGCCCACCCAGCCGACGCGGGCGGCGTCCCCCTCGACGCCGCGGCCGACGTCGCCGAAGCCGGTCGGGCCGGTGAGTATGGCGATCCCGGCGATCGGAATCAGCCGCCTGCGGGTGGTCGCGTACACCGGTACGGCGGACGACCGGCCCGGGACCCGGATCCAGGACCGTGGTGTCGCCGCCAGCCCGCGCGGCCGGGCGGGCGGCGTCGGCCCGGGGGAGATCGGAAACTTCATCATCACCGGCCACCGCGTGAGCCACGGCCGCCCGCTGGGACGCGTCCCCGAACTCCGCACCGGCGACCACGTCCTGATCACCGTCGGCCGGACGGTCTACGACTACCGGATCACCCGCACGATGACGATCTCGTTCCGCAAGCCCGCCGAGAAGGCGCAGCAGAACGCCGCGGTCCCCGGGCGTCCCGGCGTGACGCCGACGCAGGCGATGATCACCGTCTCCACCTGCGCCACGCCCGAGGACCATGCGGCCGGCAACTACTGGCACGACGAACTCGGCAACCCCGAACACCGCATCAACAAGATCGGCGTCCTGGTAGCCACTCGTCGCGCGTAA
- a CDS encoding MOSC domain-containing protein, which yields MTSVEIVALVVSPQHAYEGRPADGPRPDLESPARSEVEVRAGLGIVGDRYFGQKVHKNAAVTLMDADALDEVARVLSLPAPLDPHLTRRNIVLRGFPVDELAARRTPDGRRIDGRRFTLDSGQGPVTFQAHRPANPCAWMDVVLAPGAMKALRGRGGIRTTPLTSGVLRLGPAQLTVLE from the coding sequence ATGACGAGCGTCGAGATCGTCGCGCTGGTTGTTTCGCCTCAGCACGCGTACGAGGGGCGGCCGGCGGACGGGCCGCGGCCGGATCTCGAGTCACCTGCTCGCTCCGAGGTCGAGGTTCGGGCGGGGCTGGGGATTGTCGGTGATCGGTACTTCGGACAGAAGGTCCACAAGAACGCCGCCGTCACGCTGATGGATGCGGACGCACTGGACGAGGTCGCCCGCGTTCTCAGCCTCCCGGCGCCGCTCGACCCGCACCTCACCCGCCGCAACATCGTCCTCCGCGGCTTCCCGGTCGACGAGCTCGCCGCCCGCCGGACCCCGGACGGCCGCCGCATCGACGGCCGTCGCTTCACCCTCGACTCCGGTCAAGGGCCGGTCACCTTCCAGGCCCACCGCCCGGCGAACCCTTGCGCCTGGATGGACGTGGTCCTCGCGCCGGGCGCGATGAAAGCGCTGCGCGGTCGCGGCGGGATCCGGACTACCCCGCTCACCTCGGGCGTACTGCGTCTCGGACCGGCCCAGCTCACCGTTCTGGAATGA
- a CDS encoding aminoglycoside 3'-phosphotransferase, producing MPAPPGDGWTLVDIGESDTTVYRRGNVFAKCCDAAGVEELAAERARIEWLAGTGFPSAKVLDWIEVPGDGGRTAGSLDGAGAAGACLVTSAVPGVPGDTLPPEVRERAMRSLGRTLRALHELRDCPFERPLASVIATAADVVRRGAVNPQFLTDEWRKLAPTDLLAQVVAESPYVESVLEPVVCHGDACLPNIFFDPETLEVSGLIDLGRLGIADRYTDLALTTIQFHDEWSADPTPFLEAYGLPTPDPRRLTFFRLLDPLTWG from the coding sequence TTGCCAGCGCCACCGGGTGACGGCTGGACGCTCGTCGACATCGGCGAGTCCGACACGACGGTCTACCGCCGCGGCAACGTCTTCGCCAAGTGCTGCGACGCGGCGGGGGTCGAGGAACTGGCAGCCGAACGCGCACGCATCGAGTGGCTCGCCGGGACGGGGTTCCCCAGCGCAAAGGTCCTCGACTGGATCGAGGTACCTGGAGACGGCGGGCGTACGGCGGGTTCGCTCGACGGGGCCGGCGCGGCGGGGGCGTGTCTGGTGACGTCGGCTGTGCCGGGGGTTCCTGGGGACACGCTGCCGCCGGAGGTGCGGGAGCGGGCGATGCGCAGTCTGGGCAGGACTCTGCGTGCGTTGCACGAGCTGCGCGACTGCCCGTTCGAGCGTCCGCTGGCGTCGGTGATCGCGACCGCGGCGGACGTCGTACGACGGGGTGCCGTGAACCCGCAGTTCCTCACCGACGAGTGGCGCAAGCTCGCACCGACCGACCTCCTTGCGCAAGTCGTTGCCGAGAGCCCCTATGTCGAGAGCGTCCTGGAACCGGTCGTCTGCCACGGCGACGCCTGCCTCCCGAACATCTTCTTCGACCCGGAAACCCTCGAGGTCAGCGGCCTGATCGACCTGGGCCGCTTGGGCATCGCCGACCGCTACACCGACCTGGCCCTCACCACGATCCAGTTCCACGACGAATGGTCCGCCGACCCCACCCCCTTCCTCGAGGCCTACGGCTTACCGACCCCGGACCCACGCCGTCTGACCTTCTTCCGCCTCCTCGACCCGCTGACCTGGGGCTGA